One Rhizoctonia solani chromosome 1, complete sequence DNA window includes the following coding sequences:
- a CDS encoding Retrotransposable element Tf2 protein — MPFGLTNAPAAFQHLMNNLFRDLIDVTVVIYLDNILIFLEKPEEHPNHVREVLSRLLKNQLFCKLLKCHFHVTTVDYLGIVISPAGFSMDQKKVEAVTSWPTPRTVKQVQAFLGFVNYLRQFIPNFSLVAQPLHNLTKKESPWSWGSLEEDAFQELKSLVIRAPVLIHSNPNLPYYLETDASGVAMGAILSQQGEDNCLHPVAYMSKSFLGAEANYDTHNKELLAIIKALEEWQILLEAMDKPVQVFTNHCNLEYWMQAQTFNHRHTQWRIFLSNFNFEIHYHPEG; from the coding sequence atgccctttggacttaccaacgccccagctgCATTCCAACATCTCATGAACAACTTGTTTAGGGACCTTATTGACGTTACCGTGGttatctacttggacaataTCCTGATCTTTTTGGAAAAACCAGAGGAACACCCTAACCACGTAAGGGAAGTCCTGTCCAGACTCTTGAAAAATCAGCTATTCTGCAAACTGTtgaaatgccatttccacgtcaccacagtAGATTACTTGGGGATTGTCATATCTCCGGCTGGAttttccatggatcaaaagaaagTTGAAGCTGTCACATCATGGCCCACGCCTAGAACGGTCAAGCAGGTTCAAGCATTCTTAGGCTTTGTAAACTACCTCCGCCAATTCATTCCAAACTTCAGTTTGGTGGCTCAACcactccacaacctcacaaagAAGGAaagcccttggtcatggggcagCCTGGAAGAAGATGCGTTCCAAGAACTGAAATCCCTGGTAATCAGAGCACCGGTCCttatccactccaaccccaaTCTGCCTTACTATCTTgagacagacgcatcaggggtagctaTGGGGGCAATACTGAGCCAACAAGGGGAGGACAATTGCTTACATccagttgcatatatgtctaAGTCATTCTTGGGAGCAGaagctaattatgacacacacaacaaggagcttctTGCAATCATCAAAGCCCTAGAAGAATGGCAAATCCTCCTAGAAGCAATGGATAAACCAGTACAAGTGTTCACCAATCATTgtaacttggaatactggatgcaagcCCAAACGTTCAACCACAGGCACACccaatggcgcatattcctgagcaacttcaactttgaaatccactatcaCCCAGAGGGGTAG
- a CDS encoding Retrotransposable element Tf2 protein codes for MVIALKRLEVPPFPFHTISYNFITGFPKLQGFDTILVVIDSFSKFGHFIPTTKKLSAKGLAELFISHVWKLHGLPVKTILDRGTTFTGKFLRALYQCLGIKPAFSLAYHPESNRQTERVNQFIEFYLRSYVAADHLDWSTWLPLAEYVYNNAKHAATGKTPFELVYGRNPVMNPSNVLANVPETNHVANTLASEWKEAESALRMTKERMAGIKGIILEYSIGEKVWLDAKNVEICLNSYKLDPKCLGPFKITKKISSHAYGLELPDTLKIHNVFYVGLGEEEYKVEQIIDSKRQQGEWFYLIKWKGYSPEDNSWEPEELLEHSQDKIKHFNQARLRKACDAAKSL; via the exons atgg TCATTGCCCTAAAACgcttagaagttccccccttcccTTTTCACACAATCTCCTACAACTttatcacaggattccccaAGTTGCAAGGATTTGATACAATTCTGGTGGTCATAGATTCCTTTTCTaaatttggccacttcatcccaacaaCCAAGAAATTGTCAGCCAAAGGTCTAGCAGAGTTGTTCATTTCacacgtctggaaactacATGGATTGCCAGTAAAGACAAttttggatagagggaccacattcacaggaaaattcctcAGGGCACTGTACCAATGCCTTGGGATCAAACCAGCCTTTTCATTGGCCTACCATCCAGAGTCCAAcagacaaacagaaagggtcaatcaattcattgagttctaccttaGGTCATATGTGGCAGCAGATCATTTGGACTGGTCCACTTGGCTACCACTAGCAGAATATGTGTACAATAACGCCAAGCATGCTGCCACAGGGAAGACTCCATTTGAACTGGTCTACGGAAGGAACCCAGTCATGAACCCATCCAATGTCCTGGCAAATGTCCCAGAAACCAACCACGTGGCCAATACTCTTGCCAgtgaatggaaggaagcagaatcTGCCCTAaggatgacaaaggaaaggATGGCAGGAATCAAAGGCATAATCCTAGAGTATTCTATTGGAGAAAAAGTATGGCTAGACGCAAAAAATGTTGAGATTTGTTTGAACTCCTACAAACTAGACCCCAAATGCCTAGGACCTTTCAAAattaccaagaaaatctccagccatgcATATGGCCTAGAACTCCCTGACACCCTGAAGATCCACAATGTTTTCTATGTGGGATT aggagaagaggaatacaaggtagagCAAATTATTGACTcaaaaaggcaacaaggagaatggttctacctgatcaaatggaagggttacagCCCAGaggacaattcctgggaaccagaagaactactggaacacagccaagacaAGATAAAGCACTTCAATCaggctagactcagaaaggcttgtgacgctgccaagagcctttaa
- a CDS encoding Retrotransposable element Tf2 protein, translated as MLDGTISQTDCIWHQVHLAVLANGHPHTIPFLVCPIGNTPAILGMTWLTTESPLIDWQQGLVTFPEQAQIASEEEADPDPLADLPAQYHEFAKVFGEEESKVLPLHREYDISIDLVPEAKLSPGPIYGMTDAESKALKQHIDEELATGKIRPSTSSAGAPVMFVKKADGSLHLVVDYRKLNDVTHKNVYPLLGKMT; from the coding sequence atgctagatggtaccatatcACAGACTgattgcatttggcaccaggttcatcttgcagtcttggccaatggccatccccacactATCCCTTTCCTGGTTTgtcccataggcaacaccccagcaatcctaggcatgacatggctaaCCACAGAATCCCCgctcattgattggcaacagggactagttacattccctgaacaagcacagattgcctctgaggaagaagctgacccaGACCCCCTGGCAGACCTCCCTGCTCAATATCATGAgtttgccaaggtatttggagaagaagagtccaaggtcctccctctGCATAGGGAATATGATATCTCCATTGACCTAGTTCCAGAAgccaaactctcccctggTCCCATCTACGGCATGACAGATGCAGAATCAAAAGCCCTGaaacaacatattgatgaggaattagcaacaggcaagatccgccctagcacttcctcagcaggcgcccctgtcatgtttgtaaaaaaggctgATGGCTCCCTGCacctggttgtggattacagaAAGCTTAATGACGTAACTcacaaaaatgtctacccACTCCTAGGCAAGATGACCTGA
- a CDS encoding Retrotransposable element Tf2 protein, producing the protein MLPNLVFANIALVLPEKELQCQIESSLDQDESLGEILQFLQNKSKAPPSIKRAFKDYEMEASLLFYQGCIVVPDDIPAGKGPLNLFHAIITGLVSVPTYWHVNSCETCQQIRKPKYASIPLQPLELPTCPWEHISYNMIVDPPKDGNYNSIFFVDSFTKYVILVECSKKLKAPELANLFLHHVWKKYGMPEKTVSDHGCVFNNKFLRALYQRLGIDPHSSSTYHPQSNGQTEHVKPSVEHFLRAYSGINQRDWVKWLPMAEFAYNTLSTTLPARPPSGH; encoded by the exons ATGTTGCCCAATcttgtctttgccaacattgCCCTAGTACTACCAGAAAAAGAGTTACAGTGCCAGATTGAGTCATCCCTGGATCAGGATGAATCTCTGGGAGAAATTCTCCagttcctccaaaacaagtcAAAGGCCCCTCCATCAATCAAACGTGCATTCAAGGACTATGAAATGGAAGCCAGCTTGTTATTCTACCAAGGCTGCATTGTAGTCCCAGAT gacatcccAGCAGGCAAAGGACCCTTGAACTTGTTTCACGCAATTATTACTGGCCTGGTATCCGTGCCAACATACTGGCATGTCAattcctgtgaaacctgccaGCAAataaggaagcccaagtatgCCTCAATTCCCCTGCAACCATTGGAACTCCCCACATGTCCTTGGGAGCATATTTcatacaacatgattgtggatCCTCCCAAGGATGGTAACTACAACTCCATCTTTTTTGTGGATAGTTTCACCAAATATGTAATCCTGGTggaatgctccaaaaaactCAAGGCGCCAGAATTGGCCAACTTATTCCTACACCACGTATGGAAGAAGTATGGCATGCCAGAGAAGACTGTATCAGACCATGGATGTgtgttcaacaacaaattcctgagagctctgtaccaacgcctgggaatagatCCCCATTCCTCCTCCACTTACCACCCTcagagcaacggacaaacagaacatGTCAAACCATCCGTTGAACACTTCCTGAGGGCATACTCTGGCATTAACCAGagggactgggtcaaatggctccccatggcggaatttgcttATAACACGCTGTCCACAACGCTACCAGCAAGACCCCCTTCAGGGCACTAA
- a CDS encoding Retrotransposon-derived protein PEG10: MHATCSSQASSHAGHSYLPTLPWLPAPSYPLEPAPLSIRESWDPTFQQPPLSSLGIENLEQKVEEVQEAGVKACTNLENVSQAVDGIKDGLRSLQGPTPLEGAKPKHPPKDSKTSKSSNPARGTSTSQQATSRKLSNNSNYVLEEDQNCCHAAGACIKCSKMGHKLQNVTLLEGNPYRGRGQKEAAKIGKESGPTLGKD, encoded by the exons ATGCACGCCACTTGCTCCTCACAGGCCTCTTCACATGCTGGCCACTCCTATCTGCCCACACTTCCATGGCTACCTGCTCCCAGCTACCCTCTAGAGCCTGCTCCCCTCTCAATCagggagagttgggaccctaCCTTCCAACAACCACCCCTATCAAGCTtgggaa ttgagaaCCTTGAACAGAAGGTTGAAGAAGTCCAGGAAGCAGGGGTCAAGGCCTGTACAAACCTTGAGAATGTTTCCCAAGCTGTTGATGGcatcaaggatgggcttagaagcctccaagGCCCTACACCCCTGGAAGGAGCCAAACCCAAG CATCCACCAAAGGATAGTAAGACTAGCAAGTCATCCAAccctgcaagggggacaagtaccagcCAGCAGGCCACCTCAAggaaactctccaacaacTCCAACTatgtgttggaagaggacCAAAACTGCTGCCATGCTgctggcgcctgcatcaaatgcagcaaaatgggccacaagttgcAGAATGTCACACTGCTGGAAGGGAACCCCTATAGAGGAAGGGGTCAAAAGGAAgctgccaaaattggcaaagagtctggacccaccttgggaaaagactaa
- a CDS encoding Retrotransposon-derived protein PEG10: MEPEPSLAALLEAVTALTATVRSLQDQIRTQGQQLVELKAICKETADLIGNKDQGAPQTKPGPSTGPHATTCTGHVTVSRTPVTPPTHTGGEAHTPGTVRPGLKAPFRPSRGTGFDSEEEEPRHAPKRSLAARLGALAPSPPSTQGKGNPPTTILALTAKFKEAFADPDAKRAAARKIAALTQTNTMSELEPGGIIAQFTCSLHWKVKELLSSKDNIPDDNLEAIFAASIKIDNTCWENEENRPKKQGTKSLVTATTSTTTQRVRLLEDPNYVTPEERDRCRASGLCVKCGQMGHSIKQCPNGWKATIKEAGKIGQDKLEKE; the protein is encoded by the exons atggaaccagaaccATCCCTTGctgctctccttgaggctgtcacagccctcacagccacagtcaggtccctacaggaccaaatcagaaCTCAGGGCCAACAGCTTGTTGAgcttaaagccatatgcaaggagactgCTGACCTtattggcaacaaggaccaaggagccccccaaaccaagcctggcccatcaactgggcct catgcaaccacttgtactggtcatgtgaccgtgtccaggacacctGTCACTCCCCCAACCcacacagggggagaagcccacactccaggcacagttaggcctgggctcaaagcccccttccgcccatcaaggggcacaggttttgactcagaagaagaggaaccAAGGcacgccccaaaaaggagccttgcagcacgcctaggagccttagctccctcacccccttcaaCTCAGG GCAAGGGGAACCccccaaccaccatcctggccttaacagccaaatttaaagaagcctttgctgatccagatgccaagagaGCAGCTGCCAGAAAGATTGCCGCGCTAACTCAGACAAACACCATGTCTGA atTGGAACCAGGAGGCATTATTGCCCAATTCACCTGCAGCCTGCACTGGAAAgttaaggaactcctgtcttCCAAAGACAATATTCCTGATGACAACCTTGAGGCAATATTTGCTGcctcaatcaaaattgacaacacttgttgggaaaatgaggagaaccgccccaaGAAGCAAGGCaccaagtccctggtcactgcaaccacttccaccaccactcaacgggtccgcctattGGAAGACCCTAACTATGTCACaccagaagaaagggaccgttGCCGCGCATCTGGACTTTGTGTTAAGTGTGGCCAAATGGGGCacagcatcaaacaatgccccaatgggTGGAAGGCAACCATCAAGGAAGCCGGCAAAATTGGTCAGGACAAGTTGGAAAAAGAATGA
- a CDS encoding actin, whose protein sequence is MEDEVAALVIDNGSGMCKAGFAGDDAPRAVFPSIVGRPRHQGVMVGMGQKDSYVGDEAQSKRGILTLKSGTLPFRRSCSVRVGRTTGIVLDSGDGVTHTVPIYEGFALPHAILRLDLAGRDLTDYLIKILMERGYPFTTTAEREIVRDIKEKLCYVALDFDNEMQTAAQSSALEKSYELPDGQVITIGNERFRAPEALFQPSFLGQESAGIHETTYNSIFKCDLDIRRDLYGNVVLSGGTTMYPGIADRMQKELTSLSPSSMKVKIVAPPERKYSVWIGGSILASLSTFQNLWCSKQEYDESGPGIVHRKCF, encoded by the exons ATGGAAGACGAGGTTGCCGCTCTC GTTATTGACAATGGTTCCGGAATGTGCAAGGCTGGCT TTGCCG GTGATGACGCCCCTCGCGCTGTCTTCCC GTCTATTGTCGGCAGGCCGCGTCACCAGGGAGTCATGGTGGGCATGGGTCAGAAGGATTCCTATGTCGG TGACGAGGCTCAATCGAAGCGTGGTATTCTTACCTTGAA ATCTGGCACGTTGCCATTCAGGCGGTCCTGTTCTGTACGCGTTGGTCGTACCACCGGTATCGTTCTCGATTCTGGTGATGGTGTCACCCATACTGTCCCCATCTACGAGGGTTTCGCGCTCCCGCACGCCATCCTCCGTCTCGATCTTGCAGGTCGTGATTTGACCGACTATTTGATCAAGATCCTCATGGAACGCGGCTACCCATTCACTACAACTGCCGAGCGCGAAATCGTCCGTGACATCAAGGAGAAGCTTTGCTATGTTGCCCTCGACTTTGACAACGAAATGCAAACCGCAGCTCAAAGCTCTGCACTTGAGAAGAGCTATGAGCTTCCTGATGGTCAGGTCATTACCATCGGCAATGAACGTTTCCGTGCTCCCGAAGCTCTTTTCCAACCCTCGTTCCTCGGTCAAGAGTCTGCCGGTATTCATGAGACTACCTACAACTCCATCTTCAAGTGCGATCTCGATATCCGTCGCGACTTATACGGAAACGTTGTGCTTTCTGGTGGTACTACTATGTACCCTGGTATTGCGGATCGTATGCAGAAGGAATTGACCTCGCTCTCCCCTTCGAGTATGAAGGTCAAGATTGTCGCACCTCCAGAACGCAAGTACTCGGTCTGGATTGGTGGCTCCATTCTTG CTTCTCTCTCCACCTTCCAGAACCTCTGGTGCTCGAAGCAGGAATACGACGAGTCTGGCCCCGGCATTGT
- a CDS encoding Retrotransposable element Tf2 protein, which produces MAQLHSAKVFTKLDLQWGYNNVHVKEGDKQKTAFRTKYGLYKSLVMTFDLLDDDASHTQHVHEVLRCLMENQLFCKASKCMFHVTSMEYLGIIVSNKGFSLDKLKIQAIQDWPTPTKLKEVQLFLGFANFSHMARSLHNLVKKDTPWKWETKEQEAIQVLCHANPTKPYFLETDASGAALGSILSQCQEDGRLHPLGFLLESFKGAEQNYNTHDKELLAIIHSFKYWHIFLEGTTHPITVFTNHRNLEYWKESWTFNRHHAQWHLLLAGYNFQIVYQPGKQSSKPDALSC; this is translated from the exons atggcacAGCTCCacagcgccaaggtcttcaccaaactagacctacaatggggttacaacaacgtccatgtcaaagaaggtgacaagcAGAAAACAGCCTTCCGCACTAAGTATGGCCTCTACAAATCCCTAGTCATGACTTTTG Acctactggat gatgacgcatcccacactcaGCATGTCCATGAAGTCTTACGGTGTttaatggagaaccaactGTTTTGCAAGGCCTCCAAATGTATGTTCCATGTGACCTCCAtggaataccttggcatcATTGTCTCCAATAAAGGGTTCAGCCTggacaaactcaaaatccaggccaTCCAAGATTGGCCTACGCCCACTAAGCTTAAAGAAGTTCAGTtgttcctagggtttgccaattttagTCACATGGCACGGTCCCTGCATAACTTGGTCAAAAAGGATAcaccatggaaatgggaaactaaggaacaggaagctaTCCAGG TACTATGCCACGCCAACCCCACCAAACCCTATTTCCTGGAAACTGATGCTTCAGGTGCTGCTCTTGGGTCAATACTCAGCCAATGCCAGGAGGATGGAAGGTTACACCCACTAGGATTCCTATTGGAGTCATTCAAGGGGGCAGAACAAAATTACAACACTCATGATAAGGAGCTTCTGGCAATCATCCACTCCTTCAAGTATTGGCACATATTTTTGGAGGGTACCACACACCCCATTACTGTGTTCACCAACCACCGGAatctggaatactggaaggaatcctgGACGTTCAACCGCCACcacgcacaatggcacctcctGCTTGCTGggtacaacttccaaattgtatacCAGCCTGGCAAACAATCCAgtaaaccagacgccctgtcCTGTTGA
- a CDS encoding Metallopeptidase family M24 yields the protein MFKFKIWSTSARLAPTSTRTWGTHPGIQASEYAGRRKRLMDSLPTGSVVLCSAAELKYMSSITNSVNPLISEDLQRQGHKTYLFVKDKDPYDELWHGPRTGVQQSVKIFAADEGFSIEVLCKILDLVLKDANHFFADVPSQVADSEVTMMSILERHKPRSLHKEVMKLRKIKSLAERIAMRKAADVSGTSHAKAVPVYLDSLSNVFTRRLDQTMRFAKSAETEAQLAAHFEYVCALQGAQRPAYVPVVARGANALAIHYTNNDCRLREGEMVLMDAGCELNGYASDITRTFPVGPSGQFTPPQRELYASILEVQKKLILMCTEQRELYASILEVQKKLILMCTEESKESMNSLHNQSVDLLKRR from the exons ATGTTCAAATTCAAAATATGGTCAACCTCTGCACGACTCGCACCCACATCTACTAGAACCTGGGGAACTCACCCAGGAATACAGGCTTCTGAATATGCTGGACGTCGCAAGAGATTAATGGACTCGTTGCCCACAGGTAGTGTTGTCTTATGCTCTGCCGCAGAGCTAAAATACATGTCTAGTA TTACAAATTCCGTCAATCCTCTAATTTCTG AAGACCTCCAGCGGCAAGGGCACAAAACATACCTTTTTGTCAAGGATAAAGACCCTTACGATGAGCTCTGGCACGGTCCGAG GACTGGAGTCCAACAATCAGTCAAGATATTTGCTGCAGATGAAGGCTTTAGCATTGAGGTTCTGTGTAAAATCCTGGACTTGGTCCTGAAGGACGCCAATCATTTCTTTGCCGACGTTCCCTCCCAAGTAGCTGATTCTG AGGTAACCATGATGTCGATACTAGAAAGACACAAACCAAGAAGTTTGCACAAAGAAGTGATGAAACTCAGAAAGATCAAAAGTTTGGCGGAACGAATAGCGATGCGTAAAGCGGCCGATGTTAGCGGCACCTCACATGCCAAGGCAGTCCCCGTGTATCTCGATTCCCTGTCGAATGTTTTTACACGCAGGTTGGACCAGACCATGCGATTTGCTAAATCCGCGGAGACCGAAGCTCAGTTAGCGGCTCATTTCGAGTACGTCTGCGCGCTGCAGGGTGCGCAACGTCCCGCATATGTGCCTGTAGTCGCTAGAGG TGCGAATGCACTTGCAATACATTACACGAATAATGATTGCCGCTTGAGGGAGGGAGAAATGGTGCTCATGGATGCAGGGTGTGAACTCAA CGGGTATGCATCGGACATCACTCGCACATTTCCAGTTGGTCCATCCGGTCAATTTACGCCCCCTCAACGCGAACTATATGCATCTATTCTTGAAGTTCAGAAAAAGCTCATATTGATGTGCACCGAACAACGCGAACTATATGCATCTATTCTTGAAGTTCAGAAAAAGCTCATATTGATGTGCACCGAAGAATCCAAAGAGTCCATGAATTCACTGCACAATCAGAGTGTTGATCTACTTAAAAGGCGCTGA